A genome region from Chryseobacterium sp. G0186 includes the following:
- a CDS encoding ATP-binding protein, with translation MKRLLILLSILLSFGLRSQQIIPLNEKPYLDSLQSTVKNKTSHIAKANAFFLLSNYYRNIDSLVSKKYLENGKTFIKGDAFLSAKYDYYMAQYNLDRNKEKAAVSYQQAIKQLSKIRNEESDLLQASAWYSYGVTQKDKEGYPFLVKTILEKSIPLSKKYETSRNLGFLYTQLAVILTYNAEFKKSEDYNNKALKILEKHYPNSSELFFTYLNLANNFCYQAKGDEAKKFLDKAENLIAPYPESSVNAFYYYGKTLYYITRQKNSEALPVIEKGIFYTRKFNQNLLAQMFYFNKYDILRKLKRYNDAKEVLEDVLKEKSLALDLKNRKTIYKQLSALHEEMGNAKGALVWEQKYSGLNDSLNTENVKLEINKIESKFNAAEKERKIATLNAEKNQKDLEVNKKNSYLWGLSLILLLLISLLIFLFIIFRKNKKISKQKINEIKQKEELSLTKAILEGEERERERIARDLHDGLGGMLAGVKINFSTWSANHLDAEKDKEFYKILGQLDNSVGELRHVARNLMPESLLNFGLETALGDLCEFYNRKDIEIDFQAINIERKLPLNIQLNIYRIVQELLANAIKHAEASNILLQCSQSDKNFYITIEDNGKGFENNAENKTKSMGLKNLKNRVDYLKGNMEISSDNQGTTVNIELNIDGE, from the coding sequence ATGAAGAGATTACTTATCCTGCTAAGCATATTACTATCCTTTGGTTTACGATCCCAGCAAATCATTCCCCTAAATGAGAAGCCTTATCTGGACAGTTTACAAAGCACTGTGAAAAACAAAACTTCCCATATTGCAAAGGCAAATGCTTTTTTCCTATTGTCGAATTATTACAGAAATATTGATTCCCTTGTAAGCAAAAAGTACCTGGAAAATGGAAAAACATTTATTAAAGGTGATGCTTTTCTTTCAGCGAAATATGATTATTACATGGCGCAATATAACCTGGACAGAAACAAAGAAAAAGCTGCGGTTTCCTATCAACAGGCCATAAAACAATTATCAAAAATTAGAAACGAGGAATCAGATCTTCTTCAGGCTTCAGCATGGTACAGCTATGGCGTAACGCAGAAAGACAAGGAGGGATATCCTTTTTTGGTAAAAACGATTCTTGAAAAAAGTATTCCACTGTCCAAAAAATATGAAACCAGCAGAAATCTTGGATTTTTATATACTCAACTTGCCGTAATTCTTACTTATAATGCTGAGTTTAAAAAGTCCGAAGACTATAACAACAAAGCTTTAAAGATTCTTGAAAAACACTACCCTAATTCTTCCGAGCTATTTTTTACCTATCTGAACTTAGCCAATAACTTCTGCTATCAGGCTAAAGGAGATGAGGCGAAAAAGTTTTTGGATAAAGCTGAAAATCTGATTGCCCCTTATCCGGAATCATCAGTCAATGCTTTTTATTATTATGGTAAAACGCTCTATTATATTACCCGACAAAAAAATTCGGAGGCTTTACCCGTAATTGAAAAGGGAATCTTTTACACCAGAAAATTCAATCAGAATCTGTTGGCACAAATGTTCTATTTCAACAAATATGATATTTTAAGAAAACTAAAAAGATATAATGATGCGAAGGAGGTACTGGAAGATGTTTTAAAGGAAAAATCCCTGGCTCTTGATCTCAAAAACAGAAAAACCATTTATAAGCAACTTTCTGCATTACATGAGGAAATGGGAAATGCTAAGGGAGCTTTAGTCTGGGAACAGAAATATTCTGGGCTTAACGACAGCCTAAATACCGAAAATGTAAAGCTTGAGATCAATAAAATAGAATCCAAGTTTAATGCTGCAGAGAAAGAGAGAAAAATAGCCACCTTAAATGCTGAAAAGAACCAGAAAGACCTTGAAGTCAATAAGAAAAATTCCTATTTATGGGGATTGAGCCTTATTTTATTATTACTGATAAGCCTCCTGATTTTCCTTTTTATCATCTTCAGAAAAAACAAAAAAATATCTAAGCAAAAGATCAATGAGATCAAACAAAAGGAGGAACTTTCATTGACAAAGGCTATTCTTGAAGGAGAGGAAAGAGAAAGGGAGCGTATTGCAAGGGATCTTCATGATGGTTTGGGCGGAATGCTTGCCGGAGTGAAGATTAATTTTTCAACCTGGTCAGCCAATCATTTAGATGCTGAAAAAGATAAAGAGTTTTATAAGATCTTGGGGCAGCTGGATAATTCTGTAGGTGAACTTAGACATGTTGCCAGAAACCTGATGCCTGAGTCATTGCTTAATTTTGGATTGGAAACAGCGTTGGGTGATCTCTGTGAATTTTACAACAGAAAAGACATTGAAATTGACTTCCAGGCGATCAATATTGAAAGGAAACTTCCCTTAAATATCCAGCTGAATATCTATAGAATTGTACAGGAATTATTGGCCAATGCCATCAAACATGCTGAGGCTAGTAATATTTTATTACAGTGCTCTCAGTCTGATAAAAACTTCTACATTACCATTGAAGATAATGGAAAAGGATTTGAAAACAATGCGGAGAATAAAACCAAAAGTATGGGGCTTAAGAATCTGAAAAACAGAGTTGATTACCTAAAAGGGAATATGGAGATCAGCTCAGACAATCAAGGAACAACAGTTAATATAGAACTCAATATAGATGGAGAATGA